A stretch of Solea senegalensis isolate Sse05_10M linkage group LG10, IFAPA_SoseM_1, whole genome shotgun sequence DNA encodes these proteins:
- the LOC122776141 gene encoding relaxin-3 receptor 1-like produces MRAAAGYGSRLSPDRMAELWNHNATSSWNRSAAEQNRFSSLDDIDVPADGSPTLRILISLVYSVVCAAGLVGNLLVFFLMKARRGRRKRSSINLFILNLAVTDFQFVLTLPFWAVDMALDFSWPFGNAMCKIILSVTVMNMYASVFFLTAMSVTRYWSVASALKDRTRRRVCPVRWVIAALWVSATVATLPTAIFSTVKSVAGERLCLLGFPDGQSWLALYHLQKILVAFVFPMLIVTVCYLLLLRFVRLRSMNNNQVKRRSRVTRSVTIVVLSFFICWMPNHAITLWGVLVKFNVVNWDKTYYMVHTYVHPVTVCLAHTNSCLNPVLYCLMRREFRKKMKDLFWRISSPSGANTCHLRPFSGTVRAEPDDTQVVIPLNNVETENCRLSVLTDQCDTEALQR; encoded by the coding sequence ATGCGCGCTGCCGCGGGATACGGTTCGCGTCTTTCACCGGACAGGATGGCGGAATTGTGGAACCACAACGCCACGTCCTCGTGGAACCGGTCTGCCGCGGAGCAGAACCGCTTCAGCAGCCTGGACGACATCGACGTGCCGGCGGACGGTTCCCCGACGCTGCGCATCCTCATCTCCCTCGTGTACTCGGTGGTGTGCGCCGCCGGGCTGGTCGGGAACCTGCTGGTGTTCTTCCTGATGAAGGCGCGCCGCGGCAGGAGGAAGCGCTCCAGCATCAACCTGTTCATCCTCAACCTGGCGGTGACGGACTTCCAGTTCGTGCTGACTCTGCCCTTCTGGGCCGTGGACATGGCGCTGGACTTCAGCTGGCCCTTTGGAAACGCCATGTGTAAGATCATCCTGTCCGTGACCGTGATGAACATGTACGCCAGCGTCTTCTTCCTCACCGCCATGAGCGTCACCCGCTACTGGTCCGTGGCGTCGGCGCTGAAGGACCGGACCCGGCGGCGGGTGTGCCCGGTGCGCTGGGTGATCGCGGCGCTCTGGGTCTCGGCCACTGTGGCCACTCTGCCCACCGCGATCTTCTCCACGGTGAAGAGCGTGGCCGGGGAGCGGCTGTGTCTGCTGGGCTTCCCGGACGGTCAGTCGTGGCTGGCGCTGTATCACCTGCAGAAGATCCTGGTGGCCTTCGTGTTCCCCATGCTCATCGTCACCGTGTGCTACCTGCTGCTGTTGCGCTTCGTCCGCCTGCGCAGCATGAACAACAACCAGGTGAAGCGCAGGTCCCGGGTCACGCGCTCCGTCACCATCGTCGTCCTCTCCTTCTTCATCTGCTGGATGCCCAACCACGCCATCACCCTGTGGGGCGTGCTGGTCAAATTCAACGTGGTCAACTGGGATAAGACGTACTACATGGTGCACACGTACGTGCACCCGGTGACCGTGTGCCTGGCGCACACCAACAGCTGCCTGAACCCGGTGCTCTACTGCCTCATGCGCCGCGAGTTcaggaagaagatgaaggacCTGTTCTGGAGGATCTCGTCCCCGAGCGGCGCCAACACCTGCCACCTGCGCCCCTTCTCCGGGACGGTGAGAGCGGAGCCGGACGACACGCAGGTGGTGATCCCGCTCAACAACGTGGAGACGGAGAACTGCAGACTGTCGGTGTTAACGGACCAGTGCGACACGGAGGCGCTGCAGAGGTGA